One segment of Toxotes jaculatrix isolate fToxJac2 chromosome 8, fToxJac2.pri, whole genome shotgun sequence DNA contains the following:
- the ino80c gene encoding INO80 complex subunit C, translating to MASQIPITVRAQPAAASSAALRGKKRPGSPAVSAAQQGTGSSGKKKKAPLTATPTAQTQLTAAETVSEVKAVGSVDSGPTAATAESTAKPPPFKDPTFMHSGIGGAAAGKKNRTWKNLKQILALERTLPWKLNDANYYSIDAPPSLKPAKKYSDISGLPANYTDPQTKLRFTSSEEFSYIRLLPTDVVTGYLALRKATCIVP from the exons ATGGCATCTCAGATACCCATAACCGTGAGAGCCCAGCCGGCAGCCGCCAGCTCTGCCGCTCTCCGCGGGAAGAAACGTCCCGGTAGCCCGGCGGTCTCAGCCGCTCAGCAGGGCACCGGGAGCAGcggcaagaagaagaaagcaccGCTGACAGCGACACcgacagcacagacacag ctaacagcagcagagacagtgtcAGAGGTGAAGGCAGTGGGATCAGTAGACAGCGGTCCCACTGCTGCCACAGCAGAGTCCACGGCAAAGCCTCCACCATTCAAAGACCCAACATTCATG CATTCTGGGATTGGTGGAGCAGCAGCCGGCAAAAAGAACCGGACCTGGAAGAATCTCAAACAGATTCTGGCTTTGGAACGGACTTTACCCTGGAAGCTCAATGATGCCAACT ACTACAGCATAGATGCCCCCCCCTCCTTGAAGCCAGCCAAGAAATACTCAGACATCTCTGGACTCCCA GCAAACTACACAGACCCTCAGACAAAGCTACGATTCACATCTTCTGAGGAGTTCTCCTACATCCGCCTCCTCCCCACTGATGTTGTTACGGGCTACCTGGCCCTCCGAAAGGCAACGTGCATCGTACCGTGA